In Hordeum vulgare subsp. vulgare unplaced genomic scaffold, MorexV3_pseudomolecules_assembly, whole genome shotgun sequence, a single window of DNA contains:
- the LOC123419583 gene encoding NAD(P)H-quinone oxidoreductase subunit 2 A, chloroplastic: MIWHVQNENFILDSTRIFMKAFHLLLFNGSFIFPECILIFGLILLLMIDSTSDQKDRPWFYFISSTSLVISITALLFRWREEPIISFSGNFQTNNFNEIFQFLILLCSTLCIPLSVEYIECTEMAITEFLLFVLTATLGGMFLCGANDLITIFVAPECFSLCSYLLSGYTKRDLRSNEATMKYLLMGGASSSILVHGFSWLYGSSGGEIELQEIVNGLINTQMYNSPGISIALISITVGLGFKLSPAPFHQWTPDVYEGSPTPVVAFLSVTSKVAASASATRILDIPFYFSSNEWHLLLEILAILSMILGNLLAITQTSMKRMLAYSSIGQIGYVIIGIIVGDSNDGYASMITYMLFYISMNLGTFACIVLFGLRTGTDNIRDYAGLYMKDPFLALSLALCLLSLGGLPPLAGFFGKLYLFWCGWQAGLYFLVSIGLLTSVLSIYYYLKIIKLLMTGRNQEITPYVRNYRRSPLRSNNSIELSMTVCVIASTIPGISMNPILAIAQDTLF, encoded by the exons ATGATCTGGCATGTACAGAATGAAAACTTCATTCTCGATTCTACGAGAATTTTTATGAAAGCGTTTCATTTGCTTCTCTTCAATGGAAGTTTCATTTTCCCAGAATGTATCCTAATTTTTGGCCTAATTCTTCTTCTGATGATCGATTCAACCTCTGATCAAAAAGATAGACCTTGGTTCTATTTCATCTCTTCAACAAGTTTAGTAATAAGCATAACGGCCCTATTGTTCCGATGGAGAGAAGAACCTATAATTAGCTTTTCGGGAAATTTCCAAACGAACAATTTCAACGAAATCTTTCAATTTCTCATTTTATTATGTTCAACTTTATGTATTCCTCTATCCgtagagtacattgaatgtacagaAATGGCTATAACAGAGTTTCTGTTATTCGTATTAACAGCTACTCTAGGGGGAATGTTTTTATGTGGTGCTAACGATTTAATAACTATCTTTGTAGCTCCAGAATGTTTCAGTTTATGTTCCTACCTATTGTCTGGATATACCAAGAGAGATCTACGGTCTAATGAGGCTACTATGAAATATTTACTCATGGGTGGGGCAAGCTCTTCTATTCTGGTTCATGGTTTCTCTTGGCTATATGGTTCATCTGGGGGGGAGATCGAGCTTCAAGAAATTGTGAACGGTCTTATCAATACACAAATGTATAACTCCCCAGGAATTTCAATTGCGCTTATATCCATCACTGTAGGACTTGGGTTCAAGCTTTCCCCAGCCCCTTTTCATCAATGGACTCCTGACGTCTACGAAGGA TCCCCCACTCCAGTCGTTGCTTTTCTTTCTGTTACTTCGAAagtagctgcttcagcttcagccacgcgaattctcgatattcctttttatttctcatcaaacgaatggcatcttcttctggaaatcctagctattcttagcatgattttgGGGAATCTCCTTGCTATTACTCAAACAAGCATGAAACGTATGCTTGCATATTCGTCCATAGGGCAAATCGGATATGTAATTATTGGAATAATTGTTGGAGACTCAAATGATGGATATGCAAGCATGATAACTTATATGCTGTTCTATATCTCCATGAATCTAGGAACTTTTGCTTGCATTGTATTATTTGGTCTACGTACCGGAACTGATAACATTCGAGATTATGCAGGATTATACATGAAAGATCCTTTTTTGGCTCTCTCTTTAGCCCTATGTCTCTTATCCCTAGGAGGCCTTCCTCCACTAGCAGGTTTCTTCGGAAAACTCTATCTATTCTGGTGTGGATGGCAAGCAGGCCTATATTTCTTGGTTTCAATAGGACTCCTTACGAGCGTTCTTTCTATCTACTATTATCTAAAAATAATCAAGTTATTAATGACTGGACGAAACCAAGAAATAACCCCTTATGTGCGAAATTATAGAAGATCCCCTTTAAGATCAAACAATTCCATCGAATTGAGTATGACTGTATGTGTGATAGCATCTACTATACCAGGAATATCAATGAACCCCATTCTTGCAATTGCTCAGGATACCCTCTTTTAG